In Collimonas arenae, a single genomic region encodes these proteins:
- a CDS encoding choline ABC transporter substrate-binding protein, with protein sequence MACSMLGPVQAQEPQSCKNVRFADVGWTDIAATTGLASAMYEGLGYHTTKTIASVPITFAGVKNKQIDLFLGYWAPTMDPIIAPFVKDNSVKVLATPNLTGAKYTLAVPTYAYDAGLKTFADIAKYSKELDGKIYGIEPGNDGNALIQGMISKNQFNLKNFKMVESSEAGMLIELGRAVKQKKWIVILGWEPHPMNVQQKISYLSGGDDVFGPNYGEAKVYTVTATDYATRCPNADKLAANLQFSTGIENQLMGRIMDKEDPKDAAKEWLKKNPQVLDKLLAGVKTFDGKEGLPAVKASLGI encoded by the coding sequence ATGGCGTGCAGCATGCTGGGGCCGGTGCAGGCGCAGGAGCCGCAGTCGTGTAAAAACGTACGCTTTGCCGATGTCGGCTGGACCGATATTGCCGCCACCACCGGCCTCGCTTCCGCCATGTACGAAGGGCTGGGCTATCACACCACCAAAACCATCGCTTCGGTGCCGATCACGTTTGCCGGCGTCAAGAACAAGCAGATCGACTTGTTCCTCGGCTATTGGGCGCCGACCATGGATCCGATCATTGCGCCCTTCGTCAAGGACAACTCGGTCAAGGTGCTGGCCACGCCAAACCTGACCGGTGCCAAATATACGCTCGCGGTGCCTACCTACGCTTACGATGCCGGCCTCAAGACCTTCGCCGATATCGCAAAGTACTCCAAGGAGCTCGATGGCAAGATCTACGGCATCGAACCGGGCAATGACGGCAATGCGCTAATCCAGGGAATGATCAGCAAGAACCAGTTCAACCTGAAGAATTTCAAGATGGTGGAATCCAGCGAGGCCGGCATGCTGATCGAACTGGGCCGTGCGGTGAAGCAAAAGAAATGGATCGTGATCCTGGGTTGGGAACCGCATCCGATGAACGTGCAGCAGAAAATCAGCTATCTGAGCGGCGGCGACGACGTCTTCGGTCCGAATTATGGCGAAGCCAAGGTCTATACCGTGACAGCGACCGATTATGCGACGCGCTGCCCGAACGCCGACAAGCTGGCAGCCAATTTGCAATTTTCCACCGGCATCGAAAACCAGTTGATGGGACGCATCATGGACAAGGAAGACCCCAAGGATGCGGCGAAAGAGTGGCTGAAAAAGAACCCTCAGGTCCTCGATAAATTGCTGGCCGGCGTCAAGACGTTCGACGGCAAGGAGGGTTTGCCTGCGGTCAAGGCTTCACTCGGTATCTGA
- a CDS encoding TorF family putative porin, with product MLQNFNKIKISLWLAATLLSGFQVSAISQTVDPAATATAAPAAAAAAPASPFTANVTIASQYVSRGFRQTWGKPAIQGGFDYANPNGLFAGTWMSTVSDHFIEGGSVEWDLYGGYTGSAGDLTYTGQIYYYVYPGAEVAFANTKYNYGEAVASLTYKWFNVKYWLTYTPDYFGYNSATLGIGNGQHSRGSGYLDLNGTFDLGSGYSLLLHYGNERVRNFSAYSFQDGKVALSKAFDGGWTVTGAVTKGWNKNGVYDRYTTGVLNSAGVADVSNPLATTLVLSLTKTF from the coding sequence ATGCTTCAGAATTTCAACAAAATCAAAATTTCTCTATGGCTAGCGGCTACCTTGCTGTCCGGTTTTCAAGTATCAGCCATTTCCCAGACCGTCGATCCGGCCGCCACGGCAACCGCCGCACCTGCTGCGGCCGCGGCAGCGCCCGCATCGCCCTTCACCGCCAACGTCACGATCGCTTCGCAATATGTCTCGCGCGGCTTCCGCCAGACCTGGGGCAAGCCGGCGATCCAGGGCGGCTTTGACTACGCCAATCCGAACGGCCTGTTTGCCGGCACCTGGATGTCCACGGTCAGCGATCACTTTATCGAAGGCGGTTCGGTCGAATGGGATTTGTACGGCGGCTATACCGGCAGTGCAGGCGACCTGACCTACACCGGGCAAATCTATTACTACGTCTATCCCGGCGCCGAAGTGGCTTTCGCCAACACCAAATACAACTATGGCGAAGCAGTCGCTTCGCTCACCTATAAATGGTTCAACGTCAAATACTGGCTGACCTACACGCCGGATTATTTCGGCTACAACAGCGCCACGCTCGGTATCGGCAACGGCCAACACAGCCGCGGTTCCGGCTACCTGGACTTGAACGGCACTTTCGACCTGGGCAGCGGCTACAGCTTGCTGCTGCATTACGGGAATGAACGGGTGCGGAATTTTTCAGCCTATAGTTTCCAGGATGGCAAAGTGGCGCTCTCCAAGGCTTTCGACGGCGGCTGGACCGTGACCGGAGCGGTCACCAAAGGCTGGAACAAGAATGGCGTGTATGACCGTTACACCACCGGCGTCCTGAACTCCGCCGGCGTGGCGGATGTCTCCAATCCGCTTGCCACCACGCTCGTACTGTCGCTGACCAAGACCTTCTAG
- a CDS encoding sarcosine oxidase subunit beta family protein, with the protein MSNYSIFSLIRNSLSYHENWQRAWKSPEPKKEYDIVIVGGGGHGLATAYYLAKVHGLRNIAVIEKGWIGGGNTARNTTIVRSNYLWDESAMLYEKAMQLWEGLSQDLNYNVMFSQRGVMNLAHTLQDVRDTDRRINANRLNGVDAEWLTPAQVKEIVPIINLNSHYPVLGASFQRRGGVARHDAVAWGFARGADERGVDILQNCGVTGIRRENGAVTGVDTVKGFIKAKKVAVVAAGHSSVLAEMAGIRLPLESHPLQALVSEPIKPVIDTVVMSNAVHAYISQSDKGDLVIGAGVDQYTGYGQRGSYHVIEGTLQAIVEMFPVFSRVRMNRQWGGIVDVSPDACPIISKTPVKGLYFNCGWGTGGFKATPGSGWVFAHTIANDSPHPLNAPFALDRFYNGHLIDEHGAAAVAH; encoded by the coding sequence ATGAGCAATTATTCGATATTCAGCCTGATCCGAAATAGCCTCTCTTACCATGAAAACTGGCAGCGAGCCTGGAAAAGCCCGGAACCGAAAAAAGAGTACGACATCGTGATCGTCGGTGGCGGCGGCCATGGCCTGGCCACCGCTTATTACCTGGCCAAGGTGCACGGCTTGCGCAATATCGCCGTCATCGAAAAAGGCTGGATCGGCGGCGGCAACACCGCCCGCAACACCACCATCGTGCGTTCGAACTACCTGTGGGACGAATCGGCGATGTTGTATGAAAAAGCCATGCAGCTATGGGAAGGCTTGTCGCAGGATTTGAACTACAACGTCATGTTCAGCCAGCGCGGCGTGATGAACCTGGCGCATACCTTGCAAGACGTGCGCGATACCGATCGCCGCATCAACGCCAACCGTCTCAACGGCGTCGACGCCGAATGGCTGACGCCGGCCCAAGTCAAGGAAATCGTTCCAATCATCAATCTGAATAGCCACTATCCGGTGCTCGGCGCCTCGTTCCAGCGCCGTGGCGGCGTGGCGCGGCATGACGCGGTGGCATGGGGCTTTGCCCGCGGCGCCGACGAGCGTGGCGTGGATATCTTGCAAAATTGCGGCGTCACCGGAATCCGGCGCGAGAACGGCGCAGTCACCGGCGTCGACACCGTCAAGGGTTTTATCAAGGCCAAGAAGGTGGCGGTGGTTGCGGCCGGCCATTCCAGCGTGTTGGCCGAGATGGCCGGCATCCGCCTGCCGCTGGAAAGCCATCCGCTGCAGGCCCTGGTGTCGGAACCGATCAAGCCGGTCATCGATACGGTGGTGATGTCGAATGCGGTGCATGCCTACATCAGCCAGTCCGACAAGGGTGACCTGGTGATCGGCGCCGGCGTCGATCAATACACCGGCTACGGCCAGCGCGGCAGCTATCACGTGATTGAAGGTACCTTGCAGGCAATTGTCGAAATGTTCCCGGTGTTTAGCCGGGTCCGCATGAACCGCCAATGGGGCGGGATCGTCGATGTTTCGCCGGATGCCTGCCCGATCATATCGAAGACGCCGGTCAAGGGTTTGTATTTCAACTGCGGCTGGGGCACCGGCGGCTTCAAGGCCACGCCGGGTTCGGGTTGGGTGTTCGCGCATACGATCGCCAACGACAGTCCGCACCCCCTGAACGCACCGTTCGCGCTGGACCGTTTCTACAACGGCCACCTGATTGACGAACACGGCGCAGCCGCTGTCGCACACTGA
- a CDS encoding threonine aldolase family protein, whose protein sequence is MPNANLRSQCHTFFSATPPRPAAKDFAEMAAWCEAHDVQHDSYGEGKLVQDFENKIAELLGFEAARFVITGTMTQTVALRIACQDKNNRLVALHPTAHILRHESSNYQLLDHFTALNVGSPFRPWTVDDLKALPDRLGAALYELPMREIGGQLPAWEQLEAIKEYCREKNIHLHMDGARLWEAATGYGQSLKSVASGFDSAYVSLYKGIDGLGGAMLLGKRDFIDRSSEWIKRMGGNVYQRSPYVVAAAMRMDEKLAKMPAYLHRTREVYQLLTRYPLWQVNPKQPHCNMLHLYLPVDREAANAARDQLAREHGVWLFGRASDAALPQQCYIEWYVGEGLLSLSDEQVMTILDQFQVLLTTA, encoded by the coding sequence ATGCCAAACGCCAATCTACGCAGTCAATGCCACACCTTCTTTTCTGCCACGCCGCCACGCCCCGCCGCCAAGGATTTTGCCGAGATGGCTGCATGGTGCGAAGCACATGATGTCCAGCACGACAGCTACGGCGAAGGCAAGCTGGTCCAGGATTTCGAAAACAAGATCGCAGAGTTGTTGGGCTTTGAGGCTGCCCGCTTTGTGATTACCGGAACGATGACACAGACAGTGGCGCTCAGAATCGCCTGCCAGGACAAGAACAACCGGCTGGTGGCACTTCATCCGACGGCGCATATATTGCGTCACGAAAGCAGCAATTACCAGTTGCTCGACCATTTCACCGCGCTCAACGTCGGCAGCCCGTTCCGGCCATGGACGGTGGACGACCTGAAAGCCTTGCCTGACCGGCTGGGAGCCGCGCTGTATGAATTGCCCATGCGTGAAATTGGCGGCCAGTTGCCTGCATGGGAACAGCTGGAGGCAATCAAGGAATACTGCAGGGAAAAGAATATTCACTTGCATATGGACGGCGCCCGCCTGTGGGAAGCCGCTACCGGCTACGGCCAATCCCTGAAAAGCGTCGCGTCCGGCTTCGACAGCGCCTACGTCTCGCTTTACAAGGGCATAGACGGCTTGGGCGGCGCCATGTTGCTCGGCAAGCGCGACTTCATCGACCGTTCATCCGAATGGATAAAGCGCATGGGCGGCAACGTCTATCAGCGCTCTCCCTACGTAGTGGCGGCGGCGATGCGGATGGATGAAAAACTGGCAAAGATGCCTGCCTACCTGCACCGTACGCGTGAGGTGTATCAATTGCTGACACGTTATCCGCTCTGGCAAGTCAATCCAAAGCAACCGCACTGCAATATGCTGCATCTTTACCTGCCTGTGGATCGCGAAGCCGCGAATGCCGCGCGCGACCAGTTGGCCAGGGAACATGGAGTCTGGCTGTTTGGCCGGGCCAGCGACGCCGCGCTACCGCAGCAATGTTATATCGAGTGGTATGTGGGAGAGGGCCTGCTGTCCTTGTCCGACGAACAGGTCATGACGATTCTGGATCAATTCCAGGTCTTGCTGACAACTGCTTGA
- the choW gene encoding choline ABC transporter permease subunit: MSEHLPLGRWVDQFVHYILDKHGNSFDSFGNAISWFAESIEHGLQALPLWLLMGFFIVLGIWRVGFKFALFTVVSFFVIYNTGFWDQTVVTLGLTISSTLISLALGIPVGVWAAKSKRVAMVVRPILDLMQTMPAFVYLIPAAMMFGLGRVPGIISTVIFAMPPAVRLTALGIRQVNNEIVEAGQAFGCTGWQLLYKVQFPNALPSIMAGINQTIMMALSMVIIASMVGAGGLGNDVLASIQRLDIGLGFESGLSVVLLAIILDRITESFGRTPEAGKVQRFFRLRKWFRKSPALAAG; the protein is encoded by the coding sequence ATGTCTGAGCATCTTCCGCTGGGGCGCTGGGTCGACCAGTTCGTCCATTACATACTCGATAAGCACGGCAACAGCTTCGACAGCTTTGGCAACGCCATCAGCTGGTTTGCCGAATCCATAGAACACGGTTTGCAAGCGCTGCCGTTATGGCTGCTGATGGGCTTCTTCATCGTGCTGGGCATCTGGCGCGTCGGCTTCAAATTTGCGTTGTTCACCGTGGTCTCTTTCTTCGTCATCTACAACACCGGTTTCTGGGACCAGACTGTCGTTACCTTGGGGCTGACTATTTCATCCACGCTGATCAGTCTGGCGCTGGGGATTCCGGTCGGCGTCTGGGCCGCCAAGAGCAAGCGGGTGGCGATGGTGGTGCGTCCCATCCTCGATCTGATGCAGACCATGCCAGCCTTCGTCTACCTGATTCCGGCCGCCATGATGTTCGGCCTGGGCCGGGTACCGGGCATTATCTCTACCGTGATTTTCGCCATGCCGCCGGCGGTGCGCCTGACCGCGCTCGGCATCCGCCAGGTCAACAATGAAATCGTCGAAGCCGGGCAAGCCTTTGGCTGCACCGGCTGGCAACTGCTGTACAAGGTACAGTTTCCGAACGCCTTGCCGTCGATTATGGCGGGCATCAACCAGACCATCATGATGGCCTTGTCGATGGTGATCATCGCTTCGATGGTGGGTGCTGGGGGCTTGGGTAACGACGTGCTGGCCAGCATCCAGCGGCTGGATATCGGCCTCGGCTTTGAAAGCGGACTGAGCGTGGTGCTGCTGGCGATCATTCTCGACCGGATTACCGAAAGTTTCGGCCGCACGCCGGAAGCCGGTAAAGTGCAGCGTTTCTTCCGCCTGCGAAAATGGTTTCGGAAGAGCCCGGCGCTGGCCGCTGGTTAG
- a CDS encoding sarcosine oxidase subunit delta has product MLLITCPWCGPRAESEFHCGGEADIARPLETEKLSDEAWGDYLFMRKNPRGVHREQWVHNQGCRRWFMAERDTVTYEFLSYSKFEAKPVADTAAQAGSAT; this is encoded by the coding sequence ATGTTATTGATCACCTGCCCTTGGTGCGGGCCGCGCGCCGAGAGTGAGTTCCATTGCGGCGGCGAAGCCGATATCGCACGTCCGCTGGAGACCGAAAAACTGAGCGACGAAGCCTGGGGCGACTATCTGTTCATGCGCAAGAATCCGCGCGGCGTACACCGCGAGCAATGGGTGCATAACCAGGGTTGCCGCCGCTGGTTCATGGCAGAGCGCGACACAGTCACCTATGAATTCCTCAGCTACAGCAAGTTCGAAGCCAAGCCGGTCGCAGACACCGCTGCACAGGCAGGGAGTGCAACATGA
- a CDS encoding quaternary amine ABC transporter ATP-binding protein produces the protein MKSAKVVVDRLYKVFGNNPQLALSMLEKGHSKDKIFAETGQVVGVQNVSFEVQEGEIFVLMGLSGSGKSTLIRLINRLVDPSAGNVLVDGQNVAQMTNSQLIKLRRRDMSMVFQSFALMPHRTVLSNAAFGLEVAGIGKKERERRTMTVLEQVGLASFANKLPCELSGGMQQRVGLARALSVNPSLMIMDEAFSALDPLKRKEMQDVLLDLQKEQRRTIIFVSHDLEEALRIGSRIAIMEGGRLVQVGSAQEIIDNPAEDYVRAFFDGVDTNRYLTAGDLMQANAVPLVASASEIHANGDLYNRSRSDYAFVVDAGRKVQGIVATRRHADAGGNIQASGMDRIEVIHHRSNLEDVMDKLIGSRSPLPVVDGDGCYCGAISQSMVLQALSKSRGSHV, from the coding sequence ATGAAGTCTGCAAAAGTGGTAGTCGACCGTTTGTACAAGGTCTTCGGTAACAACCCGCAGTTGGCCTTGAGCATGCTCGAAAAAGGGCATTCCAAAGACAAGATATTCGCCGAAACCGGGCAGGTGGTCGGCGTCCAGAATGTCTCGTTCGAGGTGCAGGAGGGCGAGATATTCGTGTTGATGGGGCTGTCGGGCTCCGGCAAATCGACGCTGATACGCCTGATCAACCGGCTTGTGGATCCCAGCGCCGGCAACGTTCTGGTCGATGGCCAGAATGTGGCGCAGATGACGAATTCGCAATTGATCAAACTGCGCCGGCGCGACATGAGCATGGTATTCCAGTCGTTTGCGCTGATGCCGCACCGGACCGTATTGTCGAACGCTGCATTTGGTTTGGAAGTGGCCGGGATCGGCAAGAAGGAGCGCGAACGGCGCACCATGACGGTATTGGAGCAAGTCGGCCTGGCGTCGTTTGCAAACAAGCTGCCGTGCGAACTATCGGGCGGCATGCAACAGCGGGTCGGCCTGGCGCGAGCCTTGTCGGTTAATCCTTCGCTGATGATCATGGATGAAGCATTCTCCGCGCTCGATCCGCTCAAGCGCAAGGAAATGCAGGACGTGTTGCTGGATTTGCAAAAAGAACAGCGCCGTACGATCATTTTTGTCTCGCATGACCTGGAAGAAGCGCTGCGCATCGGCAGTCGCATCGCCATCATGGAAGGCGGTCGCCTGGTGCAGGTCGGCAGCGCCCAGGAAATCATCGACAATCCGGCCGAAGACTATGTGCGCGCCTTCTTCGACGGCGTCGACACCAACCGCTACCTGACCGCCGGCGACCTGATGCAAGCCAACGCGGTGCCGCTGGTAGCCTCCGCCAGCGAGATCCACGCCAATGGCGATCTGTATAACAGAAGCCGCTCTGACTACGCCTTCGTGGTCGATGCCGGGCGCAAGGTGCAGGGCATCGTCGCTACCCGCCGTCATGCCGACGCTGGCGGCAATATCCAGGCCAGCGGCATGGACCGGATCGAGGTGATCCATCACCGCAGCAATCTGGAAGATGTGATGGACAAGCTGATCGGCAGCCGCAGTCCCTTACCGGTGGTGGATGGCGACGGCTGTTATTGCGGCGCGATCAGCCAGTCCATGGTTCTCCAAGCTTTGTCAAAATCCCGAGGTTCGCATGTCTGA
- a CDS encoding GlxA family transcriptional regulator, whose protein sequence is MSSQQQSVLKPMMQQPAAPSAVVYFGFLTLPNFSMIAFASAIEVLRMANYISRQTLYRWSVISVDGLPALASNGLPITPTLTLEQAGTPDILFVCGGVKIHEAVNDKLNAMLTQLARRNVMLGGICTGSYALVKAGLMNGYQCAIHWENISALREDFPRVLFTEGLFAVDRDRLTCSGGTAPIDLMLNLTANRYGKTLAAEISEQFILERIRDGAYQQHIPIAARLGFSRKELIEVARLMETHIEETLSFEEIARLVGLSQRQLQRMFKYYLDVTPTHYYLQLRLRRARELLLQTTMSIMSVTVACGFQSSCHFSKAYRNQFGRSPSSERHLRHPYLSAVDELPPLPPLPPLSLAPDALLDASRQ, encoded by the coding sequence ATGTCTTCGCAGCAGCAATCAGTTTTAAAGCCGATGATGCAACAGCCAGCGGCGCCGTCGGCGGTGGTTTATTTCGGTTTCCTCACCTTGCCGAATTTCTCGATGATCGCCTTTGCCAGCGCCATCGAAGTCCTGCGCATGGCCAATTACATCAGCCGCCAGACCTTGTATCGCTGGTCGGTGATCAGCGTCGATGGCTTGCCCGCGTTGGCCAGCAACGGTTTGCCGATCACCCCGACGCTGACACTGGAGCAGGCCGGAACACCCGACATCCTGTTCGTCTGCGGCGGCGTCAAGATCCACGAAGCGGTCAACGACAAGCTCAATGCCATGCTGACGCAGCTGGCGCGGCGCAATGTCATGCTGGGCGGGATTTGCACCGGTAGCTACGCCTTGGTCAAAGCGGGATTGATGAACGGCTACCAGTGCGCCATCCATTGGGAAAATATATCGGCGTTGCGCGAAGATTTTCCGCGGGTGTTGTTTACCGAGGGTTTGTTTGCGGTTGACCGCGATCGCCTCACTTGCTCTGGCGGGACCGCGCCGATCGACCTGATGCTCAACCTGACCGCCAATCGTTATGGCAAGACGCTGGCGGCAGAAATTTCCGAGCAGTTCATCCTGGAGCGGATCCGCGATGGCGCTTATCAGCAGCACATTCCGATTGCAGCGCGCCTGGGATTCAGCCGCAAGGAGTTGATCGAAGTGGCGCGGCTGATGGAAACCCACATCGAAGAAACCTTGTCGTTTGAAGAAATTGCGCGGCTGGTGGGCTTGTCGCAACGGCAATTGCAGCGCATGTTCAAGTATTACCTGGACGTCACGCCGACGCATTATTATTTGCAGCTGCGTTTGCGGCGCGCCCGTGAACTGCTGTTGCAGACTACGATGTCGATCATGAGCGTTACCGTGGCTTGCGGCTTCCAGTCATCCTGCCATTTCAGCAAGGCTTACCGCAACCAGTTCGGCCGGTCTCCCAGCAGCGAGCGGCATCTGCGTCATCCCTACCTGTCCGCCGTCGATGAGCTGCCGCCGCTACCGCCGCTACCGCCGTTGTCATTGGCGCCGGACGCGCTACTTGACGCCAGCAGGCAATAG
- a CDS encoding L-serine ammonia-lyase — protein sequence MKISTFDLFKVGIGPSSSHTVGPMIAANRFSAYLHDANLLDAVHAVRVELYGSLGATGKGHGSDKAVLLGLEANLPDNIDPDHVEPRLAEIRSSKTLLLNGTHPIGCVEKEHVLFFRREALPQHPNGMRFVALDGVGSVIAEKEYYSVGGGFVVSKEGQRVNLVQAGSVQSDDELPYPFHSGDDLLRMSAESGLTIAALMMENEKHWRSAEEVRAKLLGIWDVMAAAVKRGCSIDGELPGPMKVKRRAAELYRQLKERSEESLTDPLSMLDWVNLYAMAVNEENAAGGRIVTAPTNGAAGVLPAVLHYYTKFIPGSNKDGVMTFMLTAAAIGLIYKENASISGAEVGCQGEVGVACSMAAGALAAVLGGSTEQIENAAEIGMEHNLGMTCDPVGGLVQIPCIERNAMGAVKAINAARMALRGNGKHYVSLDKVIKTMMQTGADMKTKYKETSRGGLAVNVIEC from the coding sequence ATGAAGATCAGCACATTCGATTTATTCAAGGTCGGCATCGGTCCATCCAGTTCGCATACGGTGGGACCGATGATTGCCGCCAATCGTTTTTCTGCCTATTTGCACGACGCGAACTTGCTGGATGCGGTACACGCGGTGCGTGTCGAGCTGTACGGCTCGCTGGGCGCCACCGGCAAGGGTCACGGTAGCGATAAGGCGGTGTTGTTGGGGCTGGAAGCCAACCTGCCGGACAATATCGATCCGGATCATGTCGAACCGCGTCTCGCCGAAATTCGCAGTTCCAAGACGCTGCTGTTGAACGGTACCCATCCGATCGGCTGCGTGGAAAAAGAGCATGTGCTGTTTTTCCGCCGCGAAGCGTTACCGCAGCATCCCAACGGCATGCGTTTTGTCGCCCTCGACGGTGTCGGCAGCGTGATTGCGGAAAAAGAGTATTACTCGGTCGGAGGCGGTTTCGTGGTCAGCAAGGAAGGCCAGCGCGTCAACCTGGTGCAGGCCGGCAGCGTGCAGTCGGATGATGAATTACCTTACCCCTTCCATTCCGGCGACGATTTGCTACGCATGTCAGCGGAAAGCGGTTTGACCATCGCGGCCCTGATGATGGAAAACGAAAAGCACTGGCGTTCGGCGGAAGAAGTGCGCGCCAAGCTACTGGGTATCTGGGATGTGATGGCGGCGGCGGTCAAGCGCGGCTGTTCCATCGATGGCGAACTGCCCGGTCCGATGAAGGTCAAGCGACGCGCTGCCGAACTGTACCGTCAGCTGAAGGAGCGCTCGGAGGAGTCGTTGACCGATCCCTTGTCGATGCTGGACTGGGTCAACCTGTATGCCATGGCGGTAAATGAAGAAAACGCCGCCGGCGGACGGATCGTCACGGCGCCGACCAATGGCGCGGCAGGGGTATTGCCGGCGGTGCTGCATTACTACACCAAATTCATTCCGGGTTCGAACAAGGACGGCGTCATGACCTTCATGCTGACGGCGGCGGCGATCGGCCTGATCTACAAGGAAAATGCATCGATCTCAGGCGCCGAAGTCGGCTGCCAGGGCGAGGTCGGCGTCGCTTGTTCAATGGCGGCCGGGGCGCTGGCTGCGGTGCTCGGCGGCAGTACGGAGCAGATCGAGAATGCGGCCGAAATCGGCATGGAACACAATCTCGGCATGACCTGCGATCCGGTCGGCGGGTTGGTGCAGATTCCTTGCATCGAGCGTAATGCAATGGGTGCGGTCAAGGCGATCAACGCCGCCCGCATGGCCTTGCGCGGCAACGGCAAACATTATGTATCGCTGGACAAAGTCATCAAGACCATGATGCAGACCGGCGCCGACATGAAGACCAAGTACAAGGAAACATCACGTGGTGGTTTGGCGGTAAATGTCATTGAGTGCTGA
- the fdhA gene encoding formaldehyde dehydrogenase, glutathione-independent → MSENRGVVYIEQGKVEIQSIPFPKLDNPQGKKIEHGVILKVVSTNICGSDQHMVRGRTTAQAGLVLGHEITGEVIEVGSDVETIKKGDLVSVPFNVACGRCRTCKEQHTGVCETVNPARAGGAYGYVDMGGWIGGQAEYVMVPYADFNLLRFPDKAQAMAKIRDLTCLSDILPTGYHGAVTAGVGPGTTVYVAGAGPVGLAAAASARLLGAAVVIVGDVNPLRLIHARSVGFETVDLSGDAPLSDQIAQILGVPEVDCAIDCVGFEARGHGHAGAQVEAPATVLNSLMEVTRVAGKIGIPGLYVTDDPGAVDSAAKRGSLSIRLGLGWAKSHSFHTGQTPVMKYNRQLMQAILWDRIKIADIVGVEVITLDQAPAGYQQFDAGAPKKFVIDPHHLLKQAA, encoded by the coding sequence ATGTCTGAAAATCGTGGCGTGGTTTATATCGAGCAGGGCAAGGTAGAAATACAGTCGATCCCGTTTCCCAAACTGGATAATCCGCAGGGCAAGAAAATCGAGCACGGCGTCATCCTGAAAGTGGTATCCACCAATATCTGCGGCTCCGACCAGCACATGGTGCGCGGCCGCACAACTGCGCAGGCCGGACTAGTGCTCGGCCATGAAATCACCGGAGAAGTCATTGAGGTCGGTTCCGATGTCGAAACCATCAAAAAGGGCGATCTGGTGTCGGTACCGTTCAACGTCGCCTGCGGTCGCTGCCGTACCTGCAAGGAGCAGCACACTGGCGTTTGCGAAACGGTGAATCCGGCGCGGGCGGGCGGCGCTTATGGTTATGTCGATATGGGCGGCTGGATCGGCGGTCAAGCTGAGTATGTGATGGTGCCTTATGCCGACTTCAACCTGCTGCGCTTCCCTGACAAGGCGCAAGCGATGGCCAAGATCCGCGACCTGACTTGTTTGTCGGATATCTTGCCGACCGGTTATCACGGTGCGGTGACTGCCGGCGTTGGCCCCGGAACGACGGTATATGTCGCTGGCGCTGGCCCGGTAGGCCTGGCTGCGGCGGCTTCGGCACGCTTGCTGGGTGCGGCGGTGGTGATTGTCGGCGATGTCAATCCCTTGCGTTTGATCCATGCGCGCAGCGTCGGTTTCGAGACGGTCGATTTGTCCGGCGATGCGCCGCTCAGCGATCAGATCGCCCAGATACTCGGGGTGCCGGAAGTCGATTGCGCAATCGATTGCGTCGGCTTCGAAGCGCGCGGCCACGGCCATGCCGGGGCGCAGGTGGAAGCGCCGGCCACCGTACTTAATTCCCTGATGGAAGTCACGCGAGTGGCGGGCAAGATCGGTATTCCTGGCTTGTATGTAACCGACGATCCGGGCGCAGTCGACAGCGCCGCCAAGCGCGGCAGCCTGAGCATTCGTCTGGGGCTTGGCTGGGCCAAGTCGCACAGCTTCCATACCGGCCAGACGCCGGTGATGAAGTACAACCGGCAACTGATGCAAGCGATTCTGTGGGATCGCATCAAGATCGCCGACATCGTCGGCGTGGAAGTGATTACCCTGGACCAGGCGCCTGCCGGCTATCAGCAGTTCGATGCCGGTGCGCCTAAGAAATTCGTCATCGATCCGCATCATCTGCTGAAACAGGCCGCCTGA